A genomic region of Castor canadensis chromosome 16, mCasCan1.hap1v2, whole genome shotgun sequence contains the following coding sequences:
- the LOC109702934 gene encoding butyrophilin-like protein 8: MALVLMLLVSLLKLGSGQWQVVGPDKPIQVLVGEDVIVPCFISPEINAEAMEVRFFKEELSAVVHLFRDGKDQNYMQMPVFQGRTNLVKDFIMNGHVLLRLKKVTLSDTGLYGCWFGSQTYSQEATWELQVSEMGSSPLISIVGYDGGGIQLLCQSSGWLSQPIAKWKGPEGLDLPSDFKVNKDMHGLFHVETTLTVHKNSGIISCSIQLADQKRELKSRLFIGKTFFKISPWLPPSIVLMVLCIGGAVCIIGMRISSSKSQGKLQNELEWRENHRQEEFKEAQKHAVKVTLDPDTAHPNLYISKMQAVICNSHPQDVPCSKKRFKRRCVVAIQGFQSGKHYWEVGVGNNNMWYLGVCRDDVDRNEKYVILSPNNGYWVLGLERENFYFVSNPNRIYFFLESNPSRVGVFLDYEGGTLSFFNVDDQSLIYTLTYQFEGLLKPFIQHNSQYEENMTPIVICPVPS, from the exons GGCAGTGGCAGGTGGTTGGGCCTGACAAGCCCATCCAGGTCTTGGTGGGAGAGGATGTAATAGTCCCCTGCTTCATCTCGCCTGAGATAAATGCAGAGGCCATGGAAGTGAGGTTCTTCAAGGAAGAGCTGAGTGCTGTGGTCCACCTCTTCCGGGATGGGAAAGATCAGAACTATATGCAGATGCCAGTCTTTCAAGGGAGAACAAATTTGGTGAAGGACTTCATCATGAATGGGCATGTGCTCCTGAGGCTGAAGAAAGTCACTCTTTCAGATACTGGCCTATACGGGTGCTGGTTTGGCTCACAGACATATAGCCAGGAGGCTACCTGGGAGCTACAGGTGTCAG AGATGGGCTCATCTCCTCTCATTTCCATCGTGGGATATGATGGTGGAGGCATTCAGCTACTCTGTCAGTCCTCTGGTTGGCTATCCCAGCCCATAGCGAAGTGGAAAGGTCCAGAAGGACTTGATTTACCTTCAGACTTCAAAGTGAACAAAGACATGCATGGTCTGTTTCATGTGGAGACCACCCTTACAGTCCACAAAAATTCTGGAATTATATCCTGTTCCATCCAACTTGCTGACCAGAAACGAGAACTGAAATCCAGACTATTCATAGGAA AGACATTTTTCAAGATATCACCCTGGTTACCACCTTCTATTGTACTGATGGTCCTCTGCATTGGTGGAGCTGTTTGCATCATTGGGATGAGGATTTCATCCTCCAAATCCCAAG GGAAACTCCAGAATGAACTGG aatGGAGAGAAAATCACAGACAGGAAG aATTCAAAGAAGCCCAGAAACATGCAG TGAAAGTGACTCTGGACCCTGACACAGCCCACCCCAACCTCTACATTTCTAAGATGCAAGCTGTAATATGTAACAGTCATCCCCAGGATGTACCCTGCTCAAAGAAGAGATTTAAGAGAAGGTGTGTGGTGGCTATTCAGGGTTTCCAGTCTGGGAAACATTACTGGGAAGTGGGTGTGGGAAACAATAACATGTGGTACTTAGGGGTATGCCGGGATGATGTGGACAGGAATGAAAAGTATGTGATTTTGTCTCCAAACAATGGGTACTGGGTTCTTGGACTAGAgagggaaaatttttattttgtaagtaaTCCCAATAGAATCTACTTCTTCCTAGAATCCAATCCCAGTCGAGTGGGTGTCTTCCTGGACTATGAGGGTGGGACCCTCTCATTCTTTAATGTGGATGATCAGTCCCTCATTTACACTCTGACATATCAGTTTGAAGGGTTATTGAAGCCTTTCATTCAGCATAATTCACAATATGAGGAAAATATGACTCCCATAGTCATCTGCCCTGTGCCATCGTGA